One segment of Polypterus senegalus isolate Bchr_013 chromosome 8, ASM1683550v1, whole genome shotgun sequence DNA contains the following:
- the lum gene encoding lumican, with product MSLIRFPFLAAFLSGILCQYYDYESYYEPASVMGPSGPNCPQECDCPVNFPSAMYCDNRKLKYIPIVPSGIKYLYLQGNQIDSIKSGVFDNATDLAWLVLDNNYIVNGNIGKETFSKLKSLQRLYFNHNNLTEPVGPLPKTIEEVKFAGNKIKKLGSGFFGGLENLTIIHLQDNQLQDDALAGVFKGLKKLNYLDLSNNKLKRLPQDLPSSLEMLYIDFNNINNIPDEFFKKFGGLQYLRLSNNQLADSGIPGNVFNISSLIELDLSFNKLKSIPTVNENLEHLYLQVNQINKFDLNSFCKITGPLNYSRIRHLRLDGNNITRNELPVDMANCLRQASEVTFD from the exons ATGAGTCTGATCCGCTTCCcatttttggctgcttttcttaGTGGCATTTTATGCCAGTACTATGATTATGAATCCTACTATGAACCTGCCTCTGTGATGGGCCCTTCTGGACCAAACTGTCCCCAAGAATGCGATTGTCCAGTAAATTTTCCATCTGCAATGTACTGTGACAATCGCAAACTCAAGTACATCCCAATAGTGCCCAGTGGAATAAAGTACCTTTACCTTCAGGGAAACCAGATTGATTCGATCAAGAGTGGTGTCTTTGACAATGCCACCGATCTTGCTTGGCTAGTTCTGGACAATAACTACATTGTCAATGGCAATATAGGAAAAGAAACTTTCTCTAAGCTGAAATCTTTGCAGAGACTCTATTTCAATCACAACAACTTGACAGAACCCGTGGGTCCTCTTCCGAAGACCATAGAAGAGGTTAAATTTGCaggcaacaaaattaaaaaacttgGTTCTGGCTTCTTCGGTGGACTTGAAAACCTCACCATTATTCACCTTCAAGACAATCAGTTACAGGATGATGCTCTTGCAGGAGTGTTTAAGGGACTCAAAAAACTCAATTACCTTGACCTCAGCAATAACAAGCTCAAAAGGTTGCCTCAGGACCTCCCTAGCTCCCTGGAAATGCTCTACATTGACTTCAACAACATTAACAATATTCCTGAtgaattttttaagaaatttggtgGTCTGCAGTATCTGCGACTTTCAAACAACCAGTTAGCCGATTCAGGTATACCTGGCAATGTCTTCAATATCAGCAGTCTAATTGAGCTGGATTTGTCATTCAACAAATTGAAATCTATTCCAACTGTAAATGAAAATTTGGAGCATCTGTACTTGCAAGTTAACCAAATCAACA AGTTTGATCTGAACAGCTTCTGCAAGATAACAGGACCTCTGAACTACTCCCGAATAAGGCATCTGAGACTGGATGGCAACAACATCACTCGCAATGAATTGCCTGTTGACATGGCCAATTGTCTTCGGCAGGCTTCTGAAGTCACTTTTGACTAA